GAGCACGAAGGCTGCGTCATGGCCATATATTCACTCGCGCGCCGCAGGCTGCGTGTCTCGGACAAGGCCACCAGCAGGCGCAGATGCCGCAATTTCAGTCGGGAAAGAAAAGCCGAGCGCGCTTCGTCCATTCTGCACCGCGTTTTTATTCAGAACGGCCCCGTTTAAGGCGGCCTTCATTCATTACGGCTTTTTTAAACCAATCTGCATCCCGTGCCTATCTCCGGCAGTTCATCGACGCTTCGACCATTCGTAAAGAAGCGAGACGAGAAGGGCGCCCAGCGCGACAGCTTTCGGGCCAAGCGTGTTGGCCGCCCAGATCATTTTACGCATGGCGCGGTCCCGCGAGTCGCGCGCATCTTCCTGTCTTTGCAGCATTTCCGAGATTTCCACCAGTCGACCATTCTGCTCCTGCCCCTGCACGAAAAGTTGTTGCACCAGCACGTCAAGACGCGTCAGATTTTTTTCGATGGATCGCACCTCCTGTCGCAGCACTTCAAATTCCGGTCGCTGGATGTAACTCGTCGGGGTTTCTTTTTCCGTCATTTTTTATATATCTCGGATCTACTGGGCCATCGGATGCCACCGATCCTCCCAAATCATTTTCAGCCTAAAATTTCTTGACATGACGCGGCGGGTTTATCCCTGCGCCTGCGCCGCAACTTGCAATTTTTTTCGTCGAGCCCTCCGGTACAATGCGGCTTCGCGCCAGATAACGACGCGTGCCTGAAATCATCCAACTGGCACGTTGGGCAACGCCGTGACCGCGTCCCGGCCCGCACTGATTTCTGTCAGAATTCTGAGATAATCGGCCCAATCTGGCGGCACGGATTTTCCCATCAGGACAAATTGGTTGAGGACGGTCTCACGCGCCTGGAAAAGGCGCCTCTGCGCCATGATGACGCGCGCCTCCCTTTCGGACAGACCCATCCCGTCATCCTCCCATATGGGCATGAGGTCCGCACCACAGCCCCGCCGCAGGCCGGGCTTTGGCGGCGCGCCACTGAAAGCACGAAAAACATGGTCCGGGACAGGGCGTGCATCATCCGGCCAGCTCCCGTTCCGCTCATAAACCGGCCTCAGTTCTGAGGGGTAAAACCCCTTCATGGTGGGCGACCAGTAAATATCGTTCGTCATCGTCAAAATCCGATCGCAAGATATGAGCCGGAAGCCTCATGCGGCACATTCTGCCCGGCCGCAGAGAAAAGGCGGGTGACTGCGATGAAGCCGGTGGATGTCCAACCTTCAAACACGCCATGGACGGTGGGCGTGGCGTTGAACCATGTGCCCTGCGCCGCGGACTCACATAAAATCACGGCCGCACAGGTGGCGGGAAAATTTGTGGGGAATTCGACGTTGGCCATGCCCCTCATATTATCTGTCTTGTAGAAGCCCCATTGCAGCATCACGCCGCCCGGCAGCATGCTATATCCGGGGTTCTCGCGGCGGACTCTCAGGCCCGCACCCTCCAAAATCATCTGCAGGACATAAGGGACGGAAGGAAGGCGGAAATCTGTTCCCTTTTTACCGTCCGCGGTGACAAGCGGGCCTTTCCCGTCAGCATTTTCAAACCCTGAAAGGGCCGTAATTCCCTGTGCCGCATCAGCATCCGGATGTGAGCGAACGCAATCGGCGGTTGCCGCGGCGGCGGCGGTTTCAGCGAGATTCTGCGCCAGCGCCAGGGAGGGAAGTGTCAGTTGCCTGCCATCCTGATCAATCACCACGACAAAACTGCCGCGCGCGTCTGAAACACTGTTGGCACGGATGAGTCGGACCAATCTTTCCTGCTCGCTGGAAAGCGTGCTTCGAACGACATCCGTCAGGCGTGCCTCCAGATAGGCCAGGCTTGGCATGTCGGTCGCGCTGCCGGACAGGGTGACGGCCCTCAAAATCTCCGCAACATCACCTGTCGCCGGCTGCATCACCATGAAGCGGATTTTGACGTCTGCCGCCGCTGAAGACGGGGTGGTAATGACATCTTCCAGCAAACCGCGCCATTGTGCGCCAGGCGTGCCCGGCACGGATTGATTCTCGTCCGACAGCGACAGGTAAAAGAGACTTTCCGGCCCGTAAGTGACGAGCGCATTTTTTGGATAGCCACCGATCGATGCGGCAAAATCGGACGAGAAAGGCAGGATAACGCCCGCCTCCCCCCTCTGGCAGGAAGACGACAACATGCGCAGAATGCCATTAAGGTCCGCGCCATGGGGCGGCAGGCCACCAGCCGCGATGGGCGTCATAGTCTCCAGCGGGAAGCCCTGCCGGACGCCCACGCGCCCGGCGGATGGCTTGTCCTGCGGAAGCGGATACGTGACCGTCCCGGCTTCCGCCTCGGACGCAAAGACGCGCATGAAGAGCGCCTGGAAATCTGCCAGCTTCATCGGACGGTTCCTCCTTGCAAAAGGTGAAAAGCCTCACGCGTGCAGGACGGCGCTTTACGGGGCGACATACCGGTAGGTCAGGCGCAGCCCGCTGGGGCGCGGCAGGGCTTTAGAGGTCACGATAATCGTGCTTTGGGCGGGGGTGAGATCCCAGCTATAGCAGATCGTCATGGTTGTGGCGGATGTCTCTTCGACCCAGATATCCCCGTACGCGCCGAAGAGAGTCATGAGAATAGCGTTGATATCGGCGATGCTGCCGCTGCAGAGATTAGCCGCCGCCTTCGCCATGATCAGTTGGCGATAGGCATCATCTGTCAGGGCGAAGCCCGATGTCACCGCGGTGCCGCGATAGAAAACGCCATCATTCATCGGCCGCGCCGTGCCGGAGCGATCATCAGCCTCCTCAAAACCCAGATACTCTGTTTTTGCGACGGGGATGACGCGTGCGATCCCGACAATTCTGCCCCACACATCCAGCCCCCAGCCGGACGCCGTCTCCAGCGAAAAGACGCGCTGATACCATTGATCGATGATATTTTGCGGGTCGATGCTCTGATTAAACCCATCAAGAATCATACGCAGGCGCGGGGATGCCGCATATTGCGCCAGGATGGTCTCAGACACATCACGCATCGTGACTGTCCTTGAGGGACAGGGTAATGAATTCCTCCTGAATATAAGGAAGCTGATAGACTTCCATCGTCAGGAAAGTTCTTTCCGTCGGGATGACGGTCTTCCCGTCGCTTGAACCCAGCCTGACACCAAGAATCTGCACCCAGTCCCCCAGAGCCGCCAGGGACGCATTGAACTGGCTGGCCAGTATCTCACTCCCCATCCGCAATTTCGCGCGGCCATCCGCACTTTGCGCGGCCTGGAGGACGGCGTGACGGATCTGGTCCAGCGCATCGGCGGGGATGCGGTCATTTTGCAGCAAGGTGACATCAATATGAATGGCCACATCGTCAGGACGGCTGAAGTGAAATTCATATTGCGGATGTCGCGTCTTATAGGCTGCATTGCCATCCGTGACCGTCACGGTTTCAAGCCCATATGTCGCGCAACAGGGAGGTTTTTTCTTCAGGATCACCTGACCGATCGCCGATGACTCCCCACCCGCCACGCAGATGAAAAGGTTATGAGGTGGCAATGTCAGCGCGCCGAAACGCATCGGCTCATCTGTCGGGTTATCCGTTACCCATGCATCCACCACGCCATCAAGATCGCGCAGCGCGCCGAGCAGCGCCGCATTCGTCCCCGTCGCATTGCCCGACAGGATCTGCTGACGTCGTCGCTCAAAAGCCTGTCGGCTTTCCGTCTCACGTCCCAATGTCCCTGCATGAGGGTTGGTGACATTCTGCAGCCCTGCAACCCCGCTATAGGCGCGTAAAGCCCCTGGCGGGCATGTGATGGCGCCTGCCTGATCACATTGCAGCCAGATGGTGGCGGTGCCATTGGCGGGGAGGGTCAGATCATCCTCCGTCAGCCATGCATGACGCCCATCCGTCGCCAGCCGCGCCCCTGATTTGAAGCTCTGCCCCGGCGTGCCGGATAGGATGGCTTCCACGAGGGATGGCATCGCGGGTAATCGCGACATGAAATATAAGGCCCCGATCGCATCCTGCATGCGCCCCGCAGCCAGGGCCGGGTCAATCCCGTTAAGAAGCGCGACAAGCTGGTCGTGACAATCCGCAATGATGGCGGACATGGTCATCGCAATCTGCCCCTGCGGCGTATCGAGGGCCATATTGGCAGCCCCACCCAAAGCCGCGTTGATATCAGCCTGCACCCCTGCCAGCACATCCGGCTCTGACGGGACGACAAACCCCCGATCGGTCAGTTGCAGTTTCGGTACGGATGTCGTGGCTTCAGAACGCGACACGTGTCGTCTCCCCATTGCGCAATGTCAGTTCGATCATGCCATGCAACCGTCGGTCCGACCGATTCAGCGCGGCAATACATCGCGCACTCTTCACGTCGGGAACCGTTGCGGCGACCTCCTCGGCAAGCGCGATGAAGCTGGCCTCATGGTGGGACCGGCCAAGTAACTTGCTGAAATAAGGGAGGCCACGCCCCGTATCGTACCAACATTCACCCTGAAAAGTGCGCAGGGCGCAGGCGACATCCTGTGCGACATCATAGGGTGAGGTGCAGAGAGCGAGGTCGCCATTACGGTCCACGCATAGATCCCAGTCCGCACCATCAAGTAGAAGCGACGTCATCCGACTCTCCTTTCCCGCTGAACCGGCATGATCAGGCTATGAAAATGGATTGCGTGACGCGCACCATCGGGGCTTTCAGTCCGATCTGACGCCGTCCCGCTGATGGGGGCGTGTCATGAAATCGCGACGACGATCCCGTTTTCGACGGCAATCATATGGCCATTCATGGTCTCAAACTGCCCACTCGCCCCTGTCGCCACACGCAATTTTCCGCCCACTTCCGCGTCGCCCTTGAGGGATGTGGGGCCCTGGACTTGCAGCGCGTCACTGAAACTGGCGCTTTTCCTGACCGTCATGGTTTCCGTGACGTCGAGCCGGCTATGCAGGGTCATGCCCTCCGCCACCATGGTGATCTCGTCATTCTCAAGTTTGATATAGGTTTCCGGACGCGTATTGAGCAGCCCGCCTATGTAGATGGCATCTGCCATATCGTGCATGCGGAATGTCCGCGGATGGGACGCGGCGCGGGTTTCCTTCACGCCCGAAATATCGCGGCCGCAAATGATGACAGCACCAATATCCCCGACCTGCGGGTCAAGGATGATGGCCGTTTTACCACCCTGCACCCTGATATAAGGGACATTGTAGATAACATCATGCGGGACGGCATGTCCGTCCCCCGTCTGTTGCATTACAAGCGGCAGCACATCCACTGAACCAACCGGATCGGTCCCCTCAGCGTTGACGGCAACCACCTTCACCAGCGTATCGGCCCCCATCATCACCAGCATCCGGCGGATGGGTGAATTGATCGCATTGAAAGACTGCGCACTGTCGAAAGGCCGCATGGAACCATGGTAAAGCCCCGCCTCCAGAGGCGGGAGCGCATCGAGATTGTCATCCATAACCACCCTCCTGATGAAATGATAATATGCGCCCCGCCTCAGATATGGAGGATGCTGGCATTCAACTCGGTGAACC
This genomic stretch from Candidatus Kirkpatrickella diaphorinae harbors:
- a CDS encoding gp53-like domain-containing protein, which encodes MKLADFQALFMRVFASEAEAGTVTYPLPQDKPSAGRVGVRQGFPLETMTPIAAGGLPPHGADLNGILRMLSSSCQRGEAGVILPFSSDFAASIGGYPKNALVTYGPESLFYLSLSDENQSVPGTPGAQWRGLLEDVITTPSSAAADVKIRFMVMQPATGDVAEILRAVTLSGSATDMPSLAYLEARLTDVVRSTLSSEQERLVRLIRANSVSDARGSFVVVIDQDGRQLTLPSLALAQNLAETAAAAATADCVRSHPDADAAQGITALSGFENADGKGPLVTADGKKGTDFRLPSVPYVLQMILEGAGLRVRRENPGYSMLPGGVMLQWGFYKTDNMRGMANVEFPTNFPATCAAVILCESAAQGTWFNATPTVHGVFEGWTSTGFIAVTRLFSAAGQNVPHEASGSYLAIGF
- a CDS encoding DUF2612 domain-containing protein, producing MRDVSETILAQYAASPRLRMILDGFNQSIDPQNIIDQWYQRVFSLETASGWGLDVWGRIVGIARVIPVAKTEYLGFEEADDRSGTARPMNDGVFYRGTAVTSGFALTDDAYRQLIMAKAAANLCSGSIADINAILMTLFGAYGDIWVEETSATTMTICYSWDLTPAQSTIIVTSKALPRPSGLRLTYRYVAP
- a CDS encoding baseplate J/gp47 family protein, yielding MSRSEATTSVPKLQLTDRGFVVPSEPDVLAGVQADINAALGGAANMALDTPQGQIAMTMSAIIADCHDQLVALLNGIDPALAAGRMQDAIGALYFMSRLPAMPSLVEAILSGTPGQSFKSGARLATDGRHAWLTEDDLTLPANGTATIWLQCDQAGAITCPPGALRAYSGVAGLQNVTNPHAGTLGRETESRQAFERRRQQILSGNATGTNAALLGALRDLDGVVDAWVTDNPTDEPMRFGALTLPPHNLFICVAGGESSAIGQVILKKKPPCCATYGLETVTVTDGNAAYKTRHPQYEFHFSRPDDVAIHIDVTLLQNDRIPADALDQIRHAVLQAAQSADGRAKLRMGSEILASQFNASLAALGDWVQILGVRLGSSDGKTVIPTERTFLTMEVYQLPYIQEEFITLSLKDSHDA
- a CDS encoding Gp138 family membrane-puncturing spike protein, yielding MDDNLDALPPLEAGLYHGSMRPFDSAQSFNAINSPIRRMLVMMGADTLVKVVAVNAEGTDPVGSVDVLPLVMQQTGDGHAVPHDVIYNVPYIRVQGGKTAIILDPQVGDIGAVIICGRDISGVKETRAASHPRTFRMHDMADAIYIGGLLNTRPETYIKLENDEITMVAEGMTLHSRLDVTETMTVRKSASFSDALQVQGPTSLKGDAEVGGKLRVATGASGQFETMNGHMIAVENGIVVAIS